One segment of Manduca sexta isolate Smith_Timp_Sample1 chromosome 27, JHU_Msex_v1.0, whole genome shotgun sequence DNA contains the following:
- the LOC119190869 gene encoding E3 ubiquitin-protein ligase MYCBP2-like isoform X2 has translation MGQAGDRDLVNAAQPTLEPISLLEEQDTLSGAGSSLLAQPSAALQRLVNCGDMAAGCSVSAFEPPRLDLEALINNPVFSFVLSKRELQAYRQKMDATIRINAVRQYAFEALNWLLRSATQITCVHDVMWWFCAALDKYSRIAPPQMLLDEAKEPVGNENARISTPTASSSAICPGGTSARGARAAFHAFLGSVSALAPSLLAASAAGLQAVRCWALHYSPHDRAFLHRRAMYGVAKT, from the exons aTGGGCCAGGCGGGTGATCGCGATCTTGTCAACGCTGCGCAGCCAACGCTCGAACCGATCTCACTTCTGGAAGAGCAAGATACATTGAGTG GCGCAGGGTCGTCACTTCTAGCGCAGCCTAGTGCAGCGCTGCAGCGGCTAGTGAACTGCGGCGACATGGCTGCCGGGTGTTCAGTGTCTGCATTCGAGCCGCCTCGTCTAGATCTCGAGGCTTTAATCAACAATCCAGTGTTCTCTTTCGTACTGTCGAAGAGAGAATTACAGGCTTACAGACAAAAGATGGACGCAACTATACGCATAAACGCTGTTCGTCAATACGCTTTCGAg GCGTTAAATTGGCTGCTTCGATCAGCCACGCAGATAACGTGCGTACATGATGTTATGTGGTGGTTTTGCGCTGCGCTTGATAAGTACTCGCGCATCGCGCCTCCTCAGATGCTTCTCGATGAAGCTAAAGAG CCTGTCGGTAACGAAAATGCTCGTATATCGACCCCGACGGCGTCCTCGTCAGCGATCTGTCCGGGTGGTACATCGGCCCGAGGCGCGCGCGCAGCTTTCCACGCGTTCCTGGGGTCGGTGAGCGCGTTAGCACCGTCTCTGCTCGCAGCCAGCGCCGCCGGCCTGCAGGCGGTGCGCTGTTGGGCGCTGCACTACTCGCCGCATGACCGAGCGTTTTTGCACCG
- the LOC119190886 gene encoding E3 ubiquitin-protein ligase MYCBP2-like, whose protein sequence is MWDTISLWKLCSCFWDECAGMWSGFGDLTGDIASWVPSSDDIPSVTEEVTCADDSKFALPNCDRLTEIDLSEATFPFGFVPIKRARTGSNEMSSSQSTKRIQRRSNGNSEEWWSASKQRCSDNYRDVNTILETEIVPESQEVAEEGQVETTIDVAENKTGSRLAQTGTQTSPDSAADEAVSRVHFFTATSKNEGLVSTKTAARERFPRNAYYKRAASLPPARPPSAHAPLPKKHAISPTQAECLRAIFAALLWHEGIVHDAIACAAFLKFHPQLPKQGARVVTRQPHDVQPPRHQRHSVEVSNAGQYLRIHPSTLESLTRSGVEATTSRMRKTDLDAPIREEEPHASASAHSQAQTSAPTQSAPEATGLTQSQLEARAPTQSQPGANAMTQSQPHDSDSTQSKPQAKALAQSKSETASPAHSKPQASASAQSKLDTSSPAHSKPKDSAPAQSKLDTGSPAHLKPQTTAPAQSKLDTSSPAHSKPQAAPAQLKPDTSSPAHSKLQGPLAQSKPDPSSSAHLKPQASDSAQSKPESSSPAHSKPQTSAPPQSQPQTSALAQAKPKTSATEQAQPHDSASAQTQMQTGTPVKSQPKDSSMAESQHEASTFAQSQPHTSTASTSSTVVNVLPPAMRALVALWDALYDADQFASVTDKFRKDITERNENEDIRSTSGIRKKRDWKTSTYYKSPYSVRCELCAGSSVSPPLAAHMRHSHAGCRGPTTRGYDRAGVYRRADTPAPVDTPATACGQLAQGIHQLWYLYCEKCRDKGLKAASCAKLKSKTMSDAPYDRIENNMEVDHHVVKENALFLLELGPLNNSEPLTSSPWHESASRSPPTPPGSVWQPAPPFQCLASLGAAPRTNVTETTARYHSLGRPPPPPVAPLASVMMLLRL, encoded by the exons ATGTGGGATACTATATCATTATGGAAACTTTGTTCGTGTTTTTGGGACGAATGCGCCGGTATGTGGAGTGGTTTTGGTGATCTAACCGGCGATATCGCCTCGTGGGTTCCTTCCAGCGATGACATTCCATCTGTAACAGAAG AAGTGACTTGTGCTGATGACAGCAAATTCGCTTTACCGAATTGCGACCGTCTCACAGAA ATTGACCTGTCGGAGGCGACGTTCCCGTTTGGCTTCGTGCCGATCAAGCGGGCCAGGACCGGCAGCAATGAAATGAGTTCTTCTCAATCCACGAA AAGGATACAACGACGCAGCAACGGCAATAGTGAAGAATGGTGGTCAGCGAGCAAACAACGTTGTAGTGACAATTATAGAGACGTCAACACTATACTCGAG ACGGAGATTGTACCGGAGTCACAGGAAGTAGCTGAAGAAGGCCAAGTAGAAACGACAATCGATGTGGCTGAAAACAAGACCGGCAGTCGCCTTGCGCAAACCGGCACGCAGACTTCGCCCGACAGCGCCGCCGACGAAGCCGTCTCACGCGTACATTTTTTCACTGCTACCTCGAag AATGAAGGCCTGGTAAGCACGAAGACCGCTGCTCGGGAGCGCTTTCCTCGAAACGCATACTATAAGCGTGCAGCCTCGCTCCCCCCTGCCCGCCCGCCCAGCGCCCACGCCCCTCTGCCTAAGAAACACGCAATCAGTCCAACACAGGCTGAGTGCCTGCGCGCCATATTCGCAGCTCTTTTGTGGCATGAAG GCATAGTCCACGATGCCATAGCGTGTGCTGCATTCCTCAAGTTCCACCCGCAGCTGCCCAAGCAGGGTGCACGCGTTGTGACGCGACAACCGCATGACGTTCAGCCGCCGCGACACCAGCGACACTCCGTTGAAGTGTCCAATGCAG GACAATACCTGCGTATACACCCTTCCACACTAGAATCGTTGACTCGTTCGGGTGTAGAAGCTACTACGAGTCGTATGCGCAAAACCGATCTTGATGCGCCGATACGAGAGGAGGAACCACATGCTAGTGCTTCGGCGCATTCGCAAGCTCAGACTAGTGCTCCAACGCAGTCAGCACCAGAAGCTACTGGTCTGACGCAGTCGCAATTAGAAGCTAGAGCTCCGACACAGTCGCAACCGGGAGCTAATGCAATGACGCAGTCGCAACCGCATGATAGTGACTCGACACAGTCCAAACCACAAGCTAAAGCTCTGGCGCAGTCAAAATCGGAAACTGCTTCCCCGGCACATTCGAAACCACAAGCTAGTGCTTCAGCGCAGTCAAAACTGGATACTAGTTCCCCAGCACATTCGAAACCAAAGGATAGTGCTCCGGCGCAGTCAAAATTGGATACTGGTTCCCCAGCGCATTTGAAACCACAGACTACTGCTCCGGCGCAGTCAAAGCTAGATACTAGTTCCCCAGCACATTCGAAACCACAGGCTGCTCCAGCACAGTTAAAACCGGATACTAGTTCCCCAGCGCATTCGAAACTACAGGGTCCTCTGGCGCAGTCAAAGCCGGATCCTAGTTCCTCGGCGCATTTGAAACCGCAGGCTAGCGATTCGGCGCAGTCAAAACCCGAGAGTAGTTCCCCGGCGCATTCGAAGCCGCAGACTAGTGCTCCACCGCAGTCACAACCTCAAACTAGCGCACTGGCGCAGGCTAAACCGAAAACTAGTGCCACAGAGCAGGCACAACCACATGACAGTGCCTCAGCGCAGACGCAAATGCAGACTGGAACCCCAGTGAAGTCGCAACCTAAGGATAGTTCTATGGCTGAGTCACAACATGAGGCTAGTACTTTCGCGCAGTCGCAACCGCACACCAGTACTGCAA GTACATCGTCCACGGTGGTGAACGTGCTGCCGCCTGCCATGCGCGCGCTCGTCGCGCTGTGGGACGCTCTGTACGATGCTGATCAGTTCGCCTCTGTTACGGACAA gttTCGAAAAGATATAACCGAGAGAAATGAAAATGAAGACATACGATCGACAAGTGGCATTCGGAAGAAGAGGGATTGGAAAACATCAACTTATTACAAATCGCCTTATTCAG TGCGTTGCGAGCTGTGCGCCGGCAGCAGCGTGTCGCCCCCACTGGCGGCGCACATGCGACACTCGCACGCCGGGTGCCGCGGGCCCACCACGCGCGGGTACGACCGCGCCGGCGTCTACCGCCGCGCAGACACGCCCGCGCCCGTCGACACGCCCGCCACCGCCTGCGGACAACTTGCACAAGGCA TTCATCAACTGTGGTACTTATACTGCGAAAAGTGCCGCGATAAGGGCTTAAAAGCGGCATCATGCGCAAAACTCAAGAGCAAGACAATGTCAGACGCACCGTATGATCGCATTGAGAATAACATGGAGGTCGATCATCACGTCGTCAAGGAAAACGCTCTGTTTCTACTCGAATTGGGGCCACTCAACAACTCTG AACCGTTAACATCATCGCCATGGCATGAGAGCGCATCTCGCAGCCCTCCCACGCCGCCGGGCAGCGTGTGGCAGCCTGCGCCTCCGTTCCAGTGCCTTGCATCCTTGGGAGCCGCTCCTCGAACGAACGTCACTGAAACAACAGCGCGATACCACTCCCTAGGCCGACCACCCCCACCGCCTGTTGCACCCCTGGCAAGTGTTATGATGTTACTTAGGCTTTAG